The Equus caballus isolate H_3958 breed thoroughbred chromosome 22, TB-T2T, whole genome shotgun sequence genome window below encodes:
- the RAB5IF gene encoding GEL complex subunit OPTI, with amino-acid sequence MSGGRRKEEPPQPQLANGALKVSVWSKVLRSDAAWEDKDEFLDVIYWFRQIIAVVLGVIWGVLPLRGFLGIAGFCLINAGVLYLYFSNYLQIDEEEYGGTWELTKEGFMTSFALFMVIWIIFYTAIHYD; translated from the exons ATGAGCGGCGGGCGGCGGAAAGAGGAGCCGCCTCAGCCGCAGCTGGCCAACGGGGCCCTCAAAGTCTCTGTCTGGAGCAAGGTGCTGCGGAGCGACGCGGCCTGGGAGGACAAG GATGAATTTTTAGATGTGATCTACTGGTTCCGACAGATCATTGCTGTGGTCCTAGGTGTCATTTGGGGAGTGTTACCATTACGAGGTTTCTTGGGAATAGCAGG ATTCTGCCTGATCAATGCAGGAGTCCTGTACCTGTACTTCAGCAACTACCTACAGATAGATGAGGAAGAGTATGGTGGCACGTGGGAGCTCACAAAAGAAGGGTTTATGACATCTTTTGCCTTGTTCATG GTCATCTGGATCATCTTTTACACTGCCATCCACTATGACTGA